A genome region from Armatimonadota bacterium includes the following:
- a CDS encoding SDR family oxidoreductase — MFRLDGRRALVTGGTSGIGEAVARTLLHAGARVVVAARDPMRGQAVRDRLAAFGEVHFLPADVGSEPSVEALVAGTVDRLGGLDVLVNNAGVIDRTPLHALDLERWEGVLRTNLTGCYLVSRHALPHLRARGGAVVNVASYLAFRAGSGLTVAYNAAKAGIVALTRTMAVAYGPERVRVNAVCPAFVPTALNRDLWERYTAEDWERLTQAYPLRRVGTPEDVAYAVLFLASDEAGWITGVTLMVDGGLTAR; from the coding sequence GTGTTCCGGCTGGACGGACGGCGTGCCCTGGTGACCGGCGGGACCTCGGGGATCGGCGAGGCCGTGGCCCGCACGTTGCTGCATGCCGGTGCCCGGGTGGTCGTCGCCGCTCGGGATCCGATGCGGGGGCAGGCGGTGCGGGACCGGCTCGCCGCATTCGGGGAGGTGCACTTCCTGCCCGCCGACGTCGGCAGCGAGCCATCCGTGGAGGCCCTCGTGGCCGGGACGGTCGACCGCCTGGGCGGGCTCGACGTCCTGGTGAACAACGCCGGCGTCATCGACCGCACCCCGCTGCACGCGCTGGACCTGGAGCGGTGGGAGGGAGTGCTCCGGACGAACCTGACGGGGTGCTACCTGGTCTCCCGCCACGCCCTCCCACACCTGCGCGCCCGCGGCGGTGCGGTTGTGAACGTGGCGTCCTACCTGGCCTTCCGGGCGGGGAGCGGGCTGACGGTAGCCTACAACGCCGCCAAGGCGGGTATCGTCGCCCTCACGCGCACCATGGCGGTGGCCTACGGGCCCGAGCGGGTGCGGGTGAACGCGGTCTGCCCGGCCTTCGTGCCGACCGCCCTCAACCGTGACCTGTGGGAGCGCTATACGGCGGAGGACTGGGAACGCCTCACCCAGGCCTACCCGCTGCGCCGGGTGGGGACGCCCGAGGACGTGGCCTACGCCGTCCTCTTCCTGGCGTCCGACGAGGCGGGGTGGATCACCGGCGTGACCCTGATGGTGGACGGCGGCCTGACGGCACGCTGA
- a CDS encoding DNA polymerase IV, with product MGRLILHVDMDAFFAAIEQLRRPELRGRPVVVGGDGDPRKRGVVSTASYEARRYGIRSAMPLRHALRACPHAVFLPVDFETYRTYSARLMALLREYTPLVEPVSLDEAFLDCSHRTEDPLALAREIQARIRAELGLTASIGIGPNKLVAKIAANLQKPGGLTMISAEEVEERLRPLPVQVLWGVGPKTAAYLKQTHNIETVGDLRAVPLAVLQETLGPRHGEDLYHICRGEDDSPVVTAWEPKSYSRETTFQVDVRRRETLVRTVQALGREVWAECVREDGYRVRTVTVKVRYHTFRTQTRALTLPQATDALDLLLRTAVDLLHRHTLDRPVRLVGVRFSGLERPPTEGAAASSQTDLVGAQPAFLDTSRRTASRTSS from the coding sequence GTGGGTCGGCTGATCCTCCACGTCGACATGGACGCGTTCTTTGCGGCCATCGAGCAGCTGCGCCGCCCGGAGCTCCGCGGCCGGCCGGTGGTCGTCGGCGGGGACGGCGACCCGCGCAAGCGCGGCGTGGTCTCCACCGCCTCCTACGAGGCGCGCCGGTACGGCATCCGCTCGGCCATGCCCCTGCGCCACGCCCTGCGCGCCTGTCCCCATGCCGTCTTCCTGCCGGTGGACTTCGAGACGTACCGCACCTACTCCGCCCGGCTGATGGCCCTCCTGCGCGAGTACACGCCGCTCGTCGAGCCGGTCAGCCTGGACGAGGCCTTCCTGGACTGCTCCCACCGGACCGAGGACCCCCTGGCGCTGGCCCGGGAGATCCAGGCGCGGATCCGCGCGGAGCTGGGCCTCACCGCCTCCATCGGGATCGGCCCCAACAAGCTGGTGGCCAAGATCGCCGCCAACCTGCAAAAACCCGGAGGCCTGACGATGATCTCTGCAGAGGAGGTCGAGGAGCGCCTGCGCCCGCTGCCCGTGCAGGTGCTCTGGGGGGTGGGGCCCAAGACTGCAGCCTATCTGAAGCAGACCCACAACATCGAGACCGTCGGCGACCTGCGGGCGGTCCCGCTGGCCGTGCTCCAGGAGACGCTCGGCCCGCGCCACGGCGAGGACCTCTACCACATCTGCCGGGGGGAGGACGACTCGCCGGTGGTGACGGCGTGGGAGCCCAAGTCGTACAGCCGGGAGACGACGTTCCAGGTGGACGTCCGGCGGCGGGAGACGCTCGTGCGCACCGTCCAGGCCCTAGGGCGCGAGGTCTGGGCGGAGTGCGTTCGGGAGGACGGCTACCGCGTCCGCACGGTGACCGTCAAGGTGCGGTACCACACCTTCCGCACCCAGACCCGCGCGCTCACCCTGCCGCAGGCCACGGACGCCCTCGACCTGCTCCTGCGCACCGCCGTGGACCTGCTGCACCGCCACACCCTGGACCGGCCGGTGCGCCTGGTGGGGGTGCGGTTCTCCGGCCTGGAGCGTCCCCCGACCGAGGGAGCGGCGGCGTCAAGCCAGACGGACCTCGTCGGCGCTCAGCCTGCCTTCCTGGACACGAGCCGCCGGACCGCCTCGCGCACCTCGTCGTAG
- a CDS encoding peroxiredoxin: MREGERVPDVHLVDYERQPVRLSALLGQPLVLAFFPAAFSSTCTREMCAFRDDLQAFAGLGARVVGISVDLPWSLRAFAEHLSLTFPLLSDYNLEAVRAFGLEDPTFARGLLPGVARRAVVVLDDDGAVAYRWVAEVPGTEPPYDEVREAVRRLVSRKAG, from the coding sequence ATGCGCGAGGGTGAGCGGGTACCCGATGTCCACCTGGTTGACTACGAGCGCCAGCCGGTCAGGCTCTCGGCCCTTCTCGGGCAGCCGCTCGTCCTGGCCTTCTTCCCGGCGGCCTTCAGCAGCACGTGCACCCGGGAAATGTGTGCGTTTCGGGACGACCTCCAGGCCTTTGCCGGGCTGGGGGCGCGTGTGGTGGGGATCAGCGTGGACCTCCCCTGGAGCCTCCGCGCCTTCGCCGAGCACCTCTCCCTGACCTTTCCGCTCCTGAGCGACTACAACCTGGAGGCGGTGCGGGCCTTCGGCCTGGAAGACCCGACCTTCGCGCGTGGCCTCCTGCCCGGGGTGGCGCGGCGCGCGGTCGTCGTCCTCGACGACGACGGAGCGGTTGCCTACCGCTGGGTGGCCGAGGTCCCGGGGACGGAACCTCCCTACGACGAGGTGCGCGAGGCGGTCCGGCGGCTCGTGTCCAGGAAGGCAGGCTGA